CAAGAGCGCGAGTGTTAATTCCCAATTCTTCCATCCAGCGTTGCGTACCAATCTGTACTAAATGACTTAAAACCAGACCCTGTACGCCGCTGCCAGCGATCGCTTCAAAGTTCTGCACTTCAACTAAATTCACTTGCTGGGATTGAGCATACCTGACTACTGCTTCAGCCAAAGGATGCTCCGACTGACGCTCAACCGCTGCTGCTAGCTGCAACAGTTTTAACTCATTGCCATTAGCAGTGCCATCAACAGTAACAAAGTCAGTGACAGTCGGTTTTCCCTGCGTGATTGTGCCAGTTTTATCCAATACAATAGTGCGAATTTTGTGAGCGAGTTCTAGACTGTCCGCTCCCTTGATCAGAATCCCATTCTCTGCCCCTTTGCCCGTGCCAACCATAATTGAAGTGGGAGTGGCTAATCCCAAAGCACAGGGACAAGCGATAATTAGCACCCCTACTGTAGTAATTAGGGCAAGGGTTAAGTTGCCCATGAAGTTGAACCAAATGACGAAAGTGGCGATCGCAATGGCAATGACTGCGGGGACAAACCATCCTGTTACCCGATCTGCTAATTGCTGAATTGGTGCTTTGGAACCTTGAGCTTGTTGCACGAGTTTGACGATCTGAGCCAGGAACGTATCTTTTCCGACTCGCGTTGCTCGGAACTTGAAACTACCCGTTTTATTAATCGTGGCTCCAATCACTTCATCACCTGGCTGCTTCTTGGCTGGTAAGCTCTCGCCTGTCACCATCGCTTCGTCTATAGTAGAAGTACCTTCAATCACTTCACCATCTACGGGAATTTTTTCACCCGGTCGCACTAAAATTACATCGTCGATTCTGACTTCTTGGATGGGAATATCCATCTCAATCCCATTGCGGATTACTCTGGCATCCCTGGCTTGCAGTCCAATTAGTTGGCGAATGGCTTCCGAGGTTTGTCCCTTGGCACGGTTTTCTAGCAGCCGTCCCAGCAGAATTAAAGTAATGACGATAGCAGAAATTTCATAGTAAACTGCTGGCTCAAGTCCCTGGGCGCGAAACCAGCCAGGGTAAAAGGTGGGAAATAGAGAGTAGAAATAGGCTGCGCTTGTCCCCAGTGCTACCAGGGTATCCATCGTTGCTGTGTGGCGTTTAAAAGCTTTCCAGGCTCCCTGATAAAAGGATTCTCCACTCCAGAATTGGATCGGGGTCGTCAGCACTAGCTGCAGCCAGGGGTTGTGTAGCCAAGCCGGAATCCAGGGCAGATGTAACCCTGTCATCATTGGCAGTCCTCCCACGACCAGGATAATACTGATCGCACCTGCGACCAGAAGCTTACGCTTGAGTTTCCGTGATTCCGCTAGCCGCGCTGCTTTTTCCGCATCATCTTCTCCAGTTATCATCTCCTGTTCCTGGAGCGAATAGGCGGAGTAGCCTGCTGCATCCACAGCGTTCTGGATTTCCTCTATGTTGGTTTTTCTGGGATCATACTTAACTGTGGCTTGCTCTGCACCAAAGTTAACGTTGCACTCGCTCACGCCTGGAACGGAGCTAATCACCTCTTCGATGCGGTTAGCACAGGAGGCACAACTCATGCCTCGAAGTTTGAGTGTAAGATTATCCATAATAACGAACTCCTTTACCAGCCATGGGACTGGCGATTGAGGATGTTAACGCTCAGGCAAGCTGCTCGATCATTTTTTCTTTCCTAGCAACTTAGTCTGAGTGATGCTGTACTCAACATTGCTGCCTTCAATCAAGCCGCAGATATGTCCTTGTACTTCGCCTGTTTCATCCCACTTGGCAAGTGTGTGTGCCAATTCTTGGCGGTAGCGCTGCATCTGCTGCATGCGTTCGTCGAGTTCTTGCAGGCGCAGGCGCACGAGTTCGCGGACTTCAGCGCAGGGACTTTGTCCGGCACGCTTCTCGTCAATGATGCGCTTGATCTCTTCAAGTGAGAAGCCTAAGACCTGCGCTTGCTTGATGAAAGCAAGGCGTTCTAATACCCTGGCGTCGTACATCCGGTAACCACTATCGGTACGCTCAGGTTTGTCTAATAAGCCGCTCTTTTCGTAAAACCTGAGCGCTTCAATGCCGATGCCACTGCGCTTCGACACTTCGCCAATCTTCAGCATGTGGCGTTGCTGTTCCTCATTGGCAATCTGCACGCTCTTAAAGGCTGGTATTTGCATCTTTTCACCTCTTTCATCCAGCTGATAGTCCTAGGATAAACTCTGGAGTTAACTCCAGAGTCAAGAGGGCTGATAGCAAATTCACAATTCTCTACTCGAATACAAAGTTAAACAGTCATAGTTTCCAAATCTGTTGGATAGCGAAGCTTTGGCATTAACACAGCAACCTAATATTTGCCGCGATCGCGCTCAAGGTCGTAGATTACTTTCTCAACATACCAATCGATTGACCGATTGGGATTTTTCATCTTGGCTTGAGATAGCAGACGGTTCGCTGTATCTCGCTCATCATGTAAAAGTCTCAAGAGTTTCTTCTGAAGTTTACGACTAGCTTGGCCGATGTGAATCGTACTTTCCTTGCTCTTGTTGCTGAGATTTGCAGAGTGATAAAGAGTTGAACTTGATTTGAAAGGGTTATTGGTCTTTCTTGAATTCAAAGCAATCCCGATAGCACCACCTACTACTGCTAGTCCTAAAATTATTCCGACTGGACCTACTTTTTCTACCTCTGTAGGAGTATTGGTACTAGAACTTGAAGTAAATCCTGATGGATTGACATTACTAATATCATTAGCAGCAGTCAGGGTTGAGGCTGACATTACTAAGTTTGACTTACTCGCTTGTACCAATTGATTGTCAATGGGTAAATGATTTCCTAGCTGTTCAATTCCCAGTAGATTTGTAGGCAGAAGTTGCTGTCCTAGAAGGCTTGCCCCAATGCCAACCACCAGAAATGACAAAGAAGTTGCTGATTTTTGAAGGAAAAAACTAGAAGAAGACATTGCAGTTTTACCAGCGTTGTGATGATCTACAGCACTACTTTTAGTGTGATAGAAAAATATGACAAAAAAGTGTCAATTATATTGCCATAATGTGTTGAACAACAGAGACTACCTTGATTGCTGCACTGCAACTAGTAGGTTCAAATGTAGGAAGGCGATCGCCGGCAAGTGAAGTTGTTGTTTTTTGGGGAAGCGACTTTGGGCTAGTATCAAACCATGTCTAATTTATCCAATCCCTCACAACTACATGCGCCCGCCAAAACCTTTCAGGTTGATTCCCTAGCGGTGCGTCTCTACAACCGGAAAGCCGAACTGACTCAGGACGCGGCAAAGATTGCACAACACTATTTGCAAAAACTCCTCACCCAACAAAGTACAGCTGCTGTAATTCTGGCAACCGGCAATTCACAAATCAAATTTCTCGAAGCCCTAATTGATTTGGGAGGTGTAGATTGGTCGCGGATCGCCCTTTTCCATCTCGATGAATATCTAGGGATTGAAGCCGATCATCCCGCTAGTTTCCGTTGCTACTTGCGCGAGCGAGTGGAGAAGTGGGTGAATCCAGGGGTGTTTCACTACATAGAAGGCGACGCGATGGAACCATTGGCTGAATGTGATCGCTACACCCAGCTTCTGTTGGCACAGCCGATAGACCTTTGTTGCCTTGGTGTGGGAGAAAACGGACACCTAGCTTTTAATGAGCCTTCAGTGGCGGCTTTTGACGACCCCCACTATGTAAAACTGGTGAAACTGGAATTAGCAACACGCCAGCAACAGGTGAGTGAAGGTCATTTTCCTGTGCTCGAAGCTGTACCCCAATACGCTTTTACATTGACAATCCCGATGATATGCTCCGCTCAAAAAATACTCTGCCTCGCGCCGGAAAAACGCAAAGCTGTAGCAGTGAAGGAGATGTTGCAAGGATCGATCTGCACTAATTCCCCTGCTTCAGCCCTGCGGACACAAGCTCAGGCAACGTTATTTCTGGATGCGGATTCAGCCAGCAGGCTCGATTTTTAGCATTTCACTTGAAAAAGCGATCGCACTGGCAGATTTAATATCCACCCAGTCTACCTCGCCGCTTAGTCTCGCGCTCAGCCCAACGGAACAAGAAAAGTCCCAAGGCAAAATAGGCTGCACCATTTAATAAAGCAAGCATTAACTGAATTGGCTCGAGCATTTGCCCGCGTGCCATCAAGTCACGGAGTATTCCTGCCCCAGGTAGCATCGGCAGCAGAAACCTTAGCACCGAAAGTGGACCTACCTGAGTTTCAGCTGGCACGCTCAGCAGAAACAATAGGGCAAATTGGAAAATGCCGAGCAACTGCTGGACTCGTTTAAGCAACAAAGCTAAAGACCCCATCACAAATGCTAGACCGTAGGCACCTAGAATCACTGTTAGCAAAGGCAGCAGCAAACTAGGGGGAAAAGAAAGTTGACTCCTTGTCAGGGTGATAATAATCAGCAAAATGCTGAAGATTAAGGTCAACTGCAAAGTCAAGCTAGCTAACGCCCGCACCAAGAATACCTGCGGGGCGCTAAATGGTGAGAGGAACAGTTGCTCTAGAGTTCCAGTTTGAGCTTCAGCTTGCAGGCCACCAGCGATATCCGTCATGATAAATAGTACTAGAGCCCAGAGGACATATCCGATAATAATTGCATCCAGCCGATTGCCAAACTGCAAGCTTGGACCAGCAATGTAGCGAGCGCTGAGGAACAATCCATAAAAAACTGCTGTGGTGACTATAACACCGCTGATCGCCTCAGTCGAGTAGCGGGTAAATTGAATCCAACTGCGTTTCAATTCAGCTAAGAATAGCTCAAACATTGCCTCGCACTAGTTTTAGGAAAATTTCAGTTAGGTTAGCTTGGTCTTTTTCCACCCGGACTAGGGGCAGAGGTTGGAGGATATTGAAGACTTGGTAGAGCATTTCTGGTTCTCTCAGGTAGATGGTTTTCGCCTGCACTACTCCGCCTAAAAGCTCAATTTTGCTGGTTCGATCTGGGTCCAGATAATTTTCCAACTCAATTGTGTAGGCTGTGCCAGAAAATTGCCGAATTAACTCGTCAGTTGGTTTTTCAGCAATGATTTCACCTCTATGAATAATTGCTACCCGGTCGGAGAGTTCCTCCGCAATATTTAGTTGATGAGTTGTCAGCAGGATGGCACATCCTTCCCGAGCAATTTCTCTGACTAGCAACTTCACACTCTCAGTCGCTTCGACATCGAGACCTAAAGTTGGCTCATCTAGCAGCAGGAGCCGAGGTTGATGCACCAGAGCAACAGCGATCGCCAGCTTCTGTTGCATCCCCCGTGAAAGAGTCTGAACGGTATTTCGGCGTTTTGGTAGCAGGTCAAACCGCTCTAAAAGTTCATTACCTCGCTTACGGGCAAATGAACGCGAGAGTCCCCGCAACACGCCAAAGTATTCTAGGTTTTCCTCTGGAGTTAGCCGCCAATAAAGGTTGCGGTTCCCTTCCAGCACTGCACCTAGCATTCTTAGCGCTTGTGTATCGCGATGAGGATTGCGACCAACAATTTTGACCTTGCCATCATCAGGCAAAATTAAACCAGCAATCATTTTGATCGTCGTTGTCTTGCCTGCTCCGTTGGGACCTAAGAAAGCCAGCACCTCTTTAGCTGCAATACTGAGCGATACGTCACGTACAGCTTCAATGACCTTACCCTGATAGCGGTATGTCTTTCTGAGATGATGCGCCTCCAGGACTTGCATGAAATTTCCCGTCAATTAATTAATTCCTCTCTTGAGTGGTCACTGGACACACTTACTCTTTAATATCTCATTTGTG
This window of the Chroococcidiopsis sp. CCMEE 29 genome carries:
- a CDS encoding ABC transporter permease, with protein sequence MFELFLAELKRSWIQFTRYSTEAISGVIVTTAVFYGLFLSARYIAGPSLQFGNRLDAIIIGYVLWALVLFIMTDIAGGLQAEAQTGTLEQLFLSPFSAPQVFLVRALASLTLQLTLIFSILLIIITLTRSQLSFPPSLLLPLLTVILGAYGLAFVMGSLALLLKRVQQLLGIFQFALLFLLSVPAETQVGPLSVLRFLLPMLPGAGILRDLMARGQMLEPIQLMLALLNGAAYFALGLFLFRWAERETKRRGRLGGY
- a CDS encoding heavy metal translocating P-type ATPase encodes the protein MDNLTLKLRGMSCASCANRIEEVISSVPGVSECNVNFGAEQATVKYDPRKTNIEEIQNAVDAAGYSAYSLQEQEMITGEDDAEKAARLAESRKLKRKLLVAGAISIILVVGGLPMMTGLHLPWIPAWLHNPWLQLVLTTPIQFWSGESFYQGAWKAFKRHTATMDTLVALGTSAAYFYSLFPTFYPGWFRAQGLEPAVYYEISAIVITLILLGRLLENRAKGQTSEAIRQLIGLQARDARVIRNGIEMDIPIQEVRIDDVILVRPGEKIPVDGEVIEGTSTIDEAMVTGESLPAKKQPGDEVIGATINKTGSFKFRATRVGKDTFLAQIVKLVQQAQGSKAPIQQLADRVTGWFVPAVIAIAIATFVIWFNFMGNLTLALITTVGVLIIACPCALGLATPTSIMVGTGKGAENGILIKGADSLELAHKIRTIVLDKTGTITQGKPTVTDFVTVDGTANGNELKLLQLAAAVERQSEHPLAEAVVRYAQSQQVNLVEVQNFEAIAGSGVQGLVLSHLVQIGTQRWMEELGINTRALGQQKDAWEANGKTVIWIAVDGQVQGLMAIADALKPSSAAAVRALHKLGLEVVMLTGDNRQTAEAIAQQVGIKRVFAEVRPNQKAAQVYALQKEGKIVAMVGDGINDAPALAQADVGMAIGTGTDVAIAASDITLISGDLQGILTAIQLSRATIHNIRLNLFFAFIYNVAGIPIAAGILFPIFGWLLNPIIAGAAMAFSSVSVVTNALRLRNFQPKVTLQP
- a CDS encoding heavy metal-responsive transcriptional regulator, whose protein sequence is MQIPAFKSVQIANEEQQRHMLKIGEVSKRSGIGIEALRFYEKSGLLDKPERTDSGYRMYDARVLERLAFIKQAQVLGFSLEEIKRIIDEKRAGQSPCAEVRELVRLRLQELDERMQQMQRYRQELAHTLAKWDETGEVQGHICGLIEGSNVEYSITQTKLLGKKK
- a CDS encoding ABC transporter ATP-binding protein; this translates as MQVLEAHHLRKTYRYQGKVIEAVRDVSLSIAAKEVLAFLGPNGAGKTTTIKMIAGLILPDDGKVKIVGRNPHRDTQALRMLGAVLEGNRNLYWRLTPEENLEYFGVLRGLSRSFARKRGNELLERFDLLPKRRNTVQTLSRGMQQKLAIAVALVHQPRLLLLDEPTLGLDVEATESVKLLVREIAREGCAILLTTHQLNIAEELSDRVAIIHRGEIIAEKPTDELIRQFSGTAYTIELENYLDPDRTSKIELLGGVVQAKTIYLREPEMLYQVFNILQPLPLVRVEKDQANLTEIFLKLVRGNV
- a CDS encoding glucosamine-6-phosphate deaminase encodes the protein MSNLSNPSQLHAPAKTFQVDSLAVRLYNRKAELTQDAAKIAQHYLQKLLTQQSTAAVILATGNSQIKFLEALIDLGGVDWSRIALFHLDEYLGIEADHPASFRCYLRERVEKWVNPGVFHYIEGDAMEPLAECDRYTQLLLAQPIDLCCLGVGENGHLAFNEPSVAAFDDPHYVKLVKLELATRQQQVSEGHFPVLEAVPQYAFTLTIPMICSAQKILCLAPEKRKAVAVKEMLQGSICTNSPASALRTQAQATLFLDADSASRLDF